The genomic interval AATAAAACATGCAATTTAAGCAAGGATGTCTTTTTAATATAcacataaattatatatatatagtgtgggccatttatatgaatacaccttaataagcacaccattgtttttcttgtgaaattccattttggatccaacttttgttttttcaaatgggaagagggtcatgtgacacatcaaacttattgggccaacttcaaaatggccgccatgttgttatatatatatatatatatatatatatatatatatatatatatatatatatatataaatggctcaccctatatatataaatatatatatatatagccacacacatacacaaacacgaGACATTAACATTTTGGTCGAAACATTTTCAAAACCTCTAGATTTAGCTTGTTTTGTTCAACCAAACAAACAGCATCTTATTTACAAATGGGCTGTGTGTTAAGAGGACATGGCATAATACGCTAATATGCCATGTCCTAAGCTTCAAACAAACAAGACTACAATAAAACTTGACTTCCCTCCTTTAATCATGCATCTTTAATGTGCTCCGTCAAGTTTCTCCCATACCTCTAAAAGTACCGAACAAGCTTGGAGTTGCTAAAGTTCGTTTAGCAAACTGACCTGTTTGAGCTGAGTTTCTGAGTTGACAGCTATATCGCACACATCGCAGTGATACGATTGGCTGCTGGAGGTGGTACTGTTCTTGTTGCCATGGCGCTTGGGACGGGGATTCATGCGGGAGGAGACCACCTTCCCTCCCCGTCGCCGAGGCTGCACACACTGACCCTCCAACATCAGCTTGTGCTTAGAGcctgtaaccatgacaacatCAATCAGACCAATCACACACTCGTCGGTGGCATGACAAACGGCACACAGTCTCAAGCAGAGAGGGGGTGAAAGACAAAAGCAGGAGGATGGTAGGGCCACCCACCACGCCCTGGGGTGACCGCATTCCTCTGTTGCCCCAGAAAGACAGTTTACAGCACAGCTTTTAGCCAATGTCTTTCTTCATGAAGAACCATAACTAACACTTTTCAGTTTGTCCCTCGATGAACACTTGCTGTAGTGCACTATGTCAAttttaataattgtttattaaaatctgcagatgtgtattatatatagaagtaggcACATAGAAAATCCATTAAACGTCATTTGAATTTTGCTTATGACTTTGTAtgatcaaaaataaaataatagttttAGCTAATTCTTGCTGCACAGACTGAATGCTAACGCTGAGGGTTTTaactttttaataatattttatatgaaaacTACACTGTTTATATTACTTATTTACCTCTGTCCACTGTTCTTTTTCTGTTGGTGGTCTGTGCTGTGTGCAttgccaaataaaaaaaacagtataacAGATATTAGTATTGTTAGTGAACAGAAGTGAGCTGGGATACTCCATACATTTATGCAACTTAACCACTgcttcataaaaacaaaaataaacagtgtttgtataaatattaggactggacaataattcaatatcaatatatatcacaatataaacagtttcaataacaatgatatttttaatatttctgtatacattatttacagtatctgccctcaattttaaaattagtttaaaaatactaatattgacaaagccaagtggttgttgtttgatggtgatatcatgttgctttcagttcttggcaggcTTTCTGTGGCTATTTTATTGTTGTTCATGTTGATATCATAATTATATCGTATTGACCAAGATAAAGAAACATTGTGATATAATTTTcagccgtatcgtccagctctgaCATTCCTACAGAGTACAAtccttattttaaaaatctatcCAGTATTTAAGTCGACAAGACTGCCACGACGTACACTAACACATCAGCTCATATGAAGCGGCAACATTCTGCACTTGTCCCTAAataattaaaacttttttttagaCTGACACTCGTTTTTGAACGCTCAGACATTTTTGCCTTTGGGTCGTGAAATTTTGTGAATTTAGTCTGTTACGGACACTAAAAGGTCATtccttttttatattatatttatttattttccggTGTTagttacaataaaatataagtCGTTAACCCTTCAGATCCTGATATTATTGTCCCACTGATACATCAGCAGGGCTCTAAAACTTAATGGcaattacaaaaaacaaaaaaaacaaacaaaaaaacacttggtCTCAAACTATTGCTGCTGTCCACTGGATGAATTGAGCCTATATAGAATTAGACTGCTCACTGAGTGGAGACTTTGTAAAAGCCCGACCAGACTGTCTTGTCAGGCACAACAAATAGGCTCATCTTCTGCGAATGTAATAGACATCTTCTTGCCTCAAGCTTCCATAGCATATCACTGCTTTGTCAGCATGAATAGAGACTTGCAATAAAGTAATTAGTCACTGCTGTCTGACTGAAGCATGTTCCATGTTGTTGTCTGTTTTCTTGTGCTTTTTAAGCCACTGTAGGCTTCATTACACTGTGAAGAAACAATACATTATGAACCAAAAATAGAACATTGTTAAGTCATTCTTTTTTTGGCCCTAATGTCCACATTACTCATTCTTTTGGTATTACTCATGTATGTTACGTATTGCATCCTCTGTGACCCCAAATAAACTGTGGCTCTCCTCCTTGGAGATTTCAAGGAATGTGATTACATTTGTCTACCACTAGGGGTGGCTGTAAATGCATGGTTATGCATACTATATGTAGCAATGAGCCAAAAGTGCTGTGCGCATGTTTTATAACTGATATTTTCCTTTTGTTAAGGACTAAAATGTCCTCAATCATTATTTTACAAATAGTCAAATGCCAAAACTTGCCTCCACAACCATGCGTCATGTTTCAGCAGAGTTAGGACTGAATATCAGTTTACTCAAATGCAAAAAGTGTACAATCTTCAGGACTAGAGTTAAAGGAACACGAGGCAAGATTTGGTGGTTCTGCTCAtaggctccccctacagttgcagagtgtaattcacttttacagcactgtcctcaagcaggaggaggagggagatggGTGATTTTCTACACTCCCCCAAActttacatagtgcactttctgcagtgctgagtccagagtagcaaagacagaagctctattcttCCTCAGTGAAGCATTGAAATGATTTTTGAAGCAGTAATTTAAAGGTAACactacctaatgttgctttaagggCTAAAGACGTTGCTGAATTGATCACATAAACAACCTTTTGTTACAAGCAACTTAGGGGCCATATAAAAAGAATGGGGTAAGTTGAGAAGATACCATCACTAACCATGCTACTAGTCCTGATGCTAACACTTCATGATGTTTCCTATTGAGAGGATACCTACTACTTTATTAAAATTCATTGCAGCTACATTTGTTGCTGCTTTTATGGAAACCATTCAAACTTTCCTCCTAATTTGAACGGTCAAAACCAGATAATCAGGATCAAGTGCAGAGATCCAGCACTACTTATGGAGATGAAACTGGGGTGTTTTTGATCACAGAGCAAGCGTGGTCAGGTGCAAACACACGGCAGATGAAGGCGTGTCCACATTCTGATGGTTTGGATGAATAATAATGAGGCTGAGATAAGTTGGGTAATGTGGCAGACCCCAAGTCCCTGAGATATGGAAGATTAACAATGACTAGAGATGGCAGAAAACCATTTTTCCGATATTGAAAGCTTAAATATCAGCTTTTCCCCATTACAATATGCTTTTTGTTCTGTTACAACCAACTAAATGATTTCTGGAGTTGGTCCGGATATCTGACAATGGGCATCGGATCTGTGCCATCTCAAATAATCAGGCAAAACTGACAGCGCTCCAAAAGTATCCCTTACCGCTATAATGAGCGTCCAGTTGTGAGCTGGAATTGACGGTGACTTTGCAGACGGGACAGTGGAGATTGTGTTTGGAGTTTTTTCGGCCCTCTTTGCTTGGTTCCGCTCCAGGCTCCGGCTCCTTGTCTCCACTAGACTGGTCTGAAGGCTCTGAATCTGAGCCCAGGGGGACAGGGGCGTCTGGGGCACCTTCACAGGAGCTTCCTGATTGCTGGGAATTGGGAGAAATGTGAGGAGACTGAAGAGGCGCTGTGTCCATGGAGGAGGAGTCGGAAATGGGAGTGAGCATCACTGAGCTGCTCTGAGCATGAGCTTCCTCAAGCTTCAGCTGTGCAGCCTGGGACTCACATGGAACTGTTCCGTaaacaatgacaacaacaaaaaaagagttTAATTGAAGCACATTAAATGAgataaatgtttaaaactgCTCTCACTGTAATGAaagtttcattttgttttgttgcagcgctgctctgtgattggctCATGATTGCACACAATACAACTTACTCTAAAGTACTAAAGTACTCTAAAATACTACAGTAGTTTTGAGATTCCTATACTTCAATTTTAGTGATTTGGCAGTAATGTGGCTGTCTTGAATAACATCTTTAGAGCTCCAGAGCTTTGGCAGTGATATGCTTGGCTTGGAATATTCGAAGCTTCGCCCCCTGGTCGGGGAGAGTCGTTTAGAACATCATCTGCGTTAAAATCCCAATCTCCAGAGCACTGCAGCTCACAGTGTAGCTTTGCTTTGCTCGCTAGCCTCTCTTAAGGGCtttgtggaggtggtggaggcaGCATCACCACACTTAAGGTTTTAAGTAGTTGAGCTTTGTAATGAGAAGAAAGGTATTGTTAAAGTGTTTTAGTTTCATGTGTATTAGGATGGTCATGTTAAGGAGCCCAAATAAAGGTGGACTAGGGGGTTCACGGTAGGACTGTCCAGTGAAGACTCCTTCTTAGTAACAAAGGTCACACGAATGGAACAGTCTAAAGGctgatttatacttctgcgttgaTTCAACAAAGTGCTTACGCCGACAAATATGCTATTTAATCAATTATTTTACActtataataaacaataaacaaactcTTTTCTTGAGCGCTGGCTGCAGTTCTAGGCTGAACGAAGGGTCCTTCACATTGGAACAGACTTAACGTTTTTAAATCTCCAGCTACCACCGCCCAAACATCTGATTACAATAAAATGGTATAACTATCACCAGCGAATCCCTGTGACATCATATTATGTCTCATATTACGTAATATATGtatcacacatatacacacacacacacacacctgtcttgTCCGACACACTGCTGTCCATCAGAGCTTGGAGATGTCCTCTCTTCCCttcttccctttctctctctttctttctctctctgtctttctctcttccctGGCTCCTCCCTGGTTTGTTCTTCAGGTTGTCGATGGCTTTGAGTTTACGTGTGTGTTTATGGCCTTTATAATGAGCTTCGGCTTGGTTCTgtcaaaacacagaaaagaagGAAATCACAGCAGAATGTTGTTTATTTCAACGGGAGGCAGCTGCTGCTACAAACACAGACTCATTACAGATTTGCAATTAAAAGACTAGATTCCCATTAATTTTCGGGTGTTAGCCCGCTACTTATGAGATGCTACTGGATTTCTGGAGCCTTCAGCCAAAGAAAGTAGAagaaatacacaacaaacagacaTGTTCTCTATAGAAAACACACTTTAGtatgttttaaaacatatacTCATTtcctgaatatatttatattattacattattttctgtataaaatatatattagcaCTGTAATCTGACAGTAGCCGACTCACAGCTGTACACCAACGTACAGGGCGTCAAAAGTAGGGAAACACCCATATATAATGAAATGTTTTAGCAGACAGTGATCTAAATTTAGACACAACCTTCGGGTAGGGGGTTGGGGGGGGAGCTGGGTGCTACATTTTCTCATGATGTTGCACATTTTAGCAAATCGTGTCCAACATGGCAACAGCAGCTAAAAACCAGCACACGTGGGCGAGACATTCATCAATTCAACTGAGGGAGAAACTCTAAATGCAGAGGATGAGCTATGTGCATCTTAAGAAAAGCACACACTCCTCCACTGCAATTTAGTTGTCTAAAATCTgacatacagtgtgtgtgaatgtgtgcaagtgtgtatgtgtgaagcATTCTCAGGCCTTAAAAGACTGCCGCGCTGCTGTGATAAAAGTGCCATTAAATGGACAATACAGCCCCCGCAGAGCTTCAAACCACaggaacacaacacacacacacacacacacacacacacacacacacacacacacacacagcagacaaaAATCGGAGAAACTGGCACACATTTACACGCAAGGACACATGTATAATCACATTCGGAAACATGGTCGATATCAAAGCATTCTGGTATTATAACAGCTGCAACAGcagttatttataaattaaacacaacaaaagcaGTGCATTTAAAGATTATTATGATATTAAATGATAACATCATTCTACCTGGAAAAAATACATATCTACAATATTTTCCAGTTCCTAGATGTCTTTTATCATTAATACATTCTGTTAAATTTATGGCCACAGACTGTTCAGCTGTACACCCAGATTTTATAATCTCCAAAGAAACGTATATAGCAAAATAGGGTGTTTTAGAGCAGCTACAAATGAGCCTAGGGTCACAAGATCAATAGCATGCATCAGCAAGTAGGGATAGTAGTTGGAGTAAgtagttggagtggtgtttgtgatctagagACGTCCATCACTTTGTCTGAACTGTTAACTCCTAAGCTTGGGTGGGAATAGATATAAATAGCAGTAATTCCTAATCTGTTAATGTAAAATTTTGGTTACAccccttaaaggaacactaggtaatattttgaTTCATTgggaaaatagagcctctgtttttggctactctgggctcagcactacagaaactgtgcTATGTACATTTTGGAAGAGTGTAAGAAATCAACCCCCCCTCCTCCACTTCTTTCCCGTGATTTCAGGacattgctgtaaaaatgaattacactctgtaactgtagggggagcccaggagccaaaataacaattcttacctagtgttcctataAATTAAAGCTGAAAGTCAATCAAATACGATATTATTCAAAATAACCCCTGACCAAAACACAGATACATCACTTTATCAGTGGTCTGTGTAGGATTTTGAAAAGGAAGCGTGTGAATAAGTGTGTGTTTACGCCCAATGCAACACAAATATTATTCATACAAGCACAAATGACCTGCCATGGCGGTTTAAAGGCTACGTGTCCTGTGTGTGTACGTTTGCATGAACATGTGCCCTACCACatgtttatgagtgtgtgtgtgtgtgtgtgtgtttataatcaCTTCTGATTATGCACACATTCTTTCCAACACATTCCACTTGGATGGACAACCCTTGGGTGCTCGGAgcatccgtgtgtgtgtgttgaggaggAGGGAATAggcacaacatacacacacatataaaacaCTCCATGTCACATCACATCAGCCCCCGGCGGCGCTTGGACCCCTAGCGttgctgtgtgacagtgatggGAACCGAGGTTTTCGCCCTTAAGGCCGTCGCAAGAAGACGGGCATTGGGCGTGTAaaacatgctcacacacacaaacttgtttTTATACCATGTCAGGACAGAGGTCATTTATACACAACATGGCCGAAagtctgtggacacctgcttgcCTTGTACTTCTTCTAAACAAAGTCTAAAGGCTATTGACAGACCATTGCCGCCGCTTCACTGCAGTTACACCTTCTTAGTGTTACGTCACTTAGTGTTAAGTCAACAATTAGTGTTGACGTCAGAACatcactgtgaggatttgatgtatTCAGTCACAAAAACATTAGTGAGACCGAAAGCCGATCTAACTGGTCTCAAAGGAAgtgaatggagctccatcactccacagcgcacagttccactgttccacagcccagggCTAATCGTCAGAGGGTGCcattctacaaacatttggacatagaACAGCTCTCCTCTGTGTAGTGCCTACAAACTCTGCTCTCTTGAAAATCttgaaaatgtacacacacacacacacacacacacacacacacacattcaccaggCTGGAAAATCAGACTCCACAAATAGTCATTTTTTAATGTCAGGCAATTAGTGACTCATCATGCCATATCTCTCCTCCTTTTTGGCTGCATCTGCTGTCAATCTAAACTTCTGAACCAGTCAGAGGGAACTCATTGGTCTGAGTGCAGAGGCTGGAAGCACAGGGAAACACGCATTCTTTAAAACCACTGGTCTGGGTTCAAACCCTCATTATTTCAGTTTAGTGAaggaaaaataatcatttaatgCTTACACGCTGGACTTGGCACTCTGCCCTATTTTCAGCCTGGAACTGACCAACAAACAAACGCTGACAGTAAATGAGAAGATGGCTCGATTTGTCTCAGGCAAAGTGTGTATAAATGGCACAGAGTGTAAAAACTTTCAAAGCATGCACTGTTCATTGAAAACGTCTCAATACACGGAAACCAAGGACACACCCAAATAAGTTTTTTATAACTGTTAGCTTCCAAAGCACTTGCTGCATTCTCACCACAGCTGGAAAGTGTTGGCTGATGCAACAAAACTGACTCTTcgagttctcctccaagcatgtagAGGATGAAAATATGCAGTGGAGCTTCACAGAGGCTTTCACCCTCTGGAGCACTGTGTGATCACAGGAGACTTAACTAATGGGGGGTAATTTGCCCTGAAGCAAAGAAGTATATGTAATCTTATTAAAGTTGATGTAATCAAATgacatttattaaaaagctatttaatgTGACTTTCTACGTGACTGACTCAGGCAACGTCTAAAATTCATgccttaattaaaaataaacatgtggtGCCATTTGATACAGAGAGATCATAAAGGCTTTGCTTCGAATATGTGCTACTGGTTTTTAACCCACACTCACAACACTCtgttatgcacacacacacacacacacacacacaaagaaaatgccTATATACACTAGTGCAATCCACCTAAAATATATTCATGAAAATGTACGCTTATATTCAATGTTTTCAGGGTGGATTTTAAATAATCTGAGGAAAAATAGTGGCATTTAACTATTATTCTGTGAATTAATAATGCTTTTAATGAACTGGATTATTCGGAAAATGAATCAAAAGATTTCTTTTCCTATTATATGTAATTGTGTTGACTGAAACTGGAAATTCTGCAGATTTTTGAAACAAGAAAATTCAACACAATTTATCTGTGTATGATGTCTTTCttagtgtgtatatatgtgtgtgtacttattgtgtgtgtgtgtgtgtaagtatgaGGCAATGCCATGGTAGATTCAGCA from Hoplias malabaricus isolate fHopMal1 chromosome 3, fHopMal1.hap1, whole genome shotgun sequence carries:
- the LOC136692366 gene encoding zinc finger protein 385C-like isoform X3 — translated: MILGSPIQGSPLLTSLPLPGRPLQPQLDLKHILPLRVNGSSPLSLFPNFNTMDPVQKAVISHTFGLPHPIKKKQIISCNICHLRFNSTNQAEAHYKGHKHTRKLKAIDNLKNKPGRSQGREKDRERKKEREREEGKRGHLQALMDSSVSDKTVPCESQAAQLKLEEAHAQSSSVMLTPISDSSSMDTAPLQSPHISPNSQQSGSSCEGAPDAPVPLGSDSEPSDQSSGDKEPEPGAEPSKEGRKNSKHNLHCPVCKVTVNSSSQLDAHYSGSKHKLMLEGQCVQPRRRGGKVVSSRMNPRPKRHGNKNSTTSSSQSYHCDVCDIAVNSETQLKQHMSSRRHKDRLAGKPPKPKFSPYNKSSANSVLANAGMAGLSGGAGSAFGGVYHPYSLTTVSSQTKLALQKELSKTLTAGFLPSPLTPATLCTMATNPLTLRHTPGPTAIIQTPLLSPALFRPAPGPLRAAHTPIIFSPY